Proteins found in one Micromonospora sp. WMMD1082 genomic segment:
- a CDS encoding thiamine-phosphate kinase, translating to MSDLAGRSVVGVGEFGLIDRVTARLSYGATVLLGPGDDAAVVAAPDARVVATTDVLVEGRHFRRDWSGAHDIGRRAAAANLADVAAMGAEPTALLVALCVPVDADTGWVEELADGLGAEAAGVGASVVGGDMSASPTLTIAVTALGDLGGRPPVTRAGARPGDLLALAGRTGYAAAGFTVLSRGFRTPRLLVEAYRRPEVPYPAGPLAGRLGATAMIDVSDGLLADLGHLARASGVAVDITRDAFEVPPPMRDAAQALGVDPYAWLLAGGDDHALAATFPPATALPPGWRAIGRVAEGSGVTVDGRPFDGPAGWDHFR from the coding sequence GTGAGCGATCTTGCGGGACGGAGTGTCGTGGGTGTCGGCGAGTTCGGTCTGATCGACCGGGTGACCGCCCGGCTGTCGTACGGGGCCACGGTGCTGCTCGGCCCCGGTGACGACGCCGCGGTCGTCGCCGCGCCGGACGCCCGGGTGGTCGCCACGACGGACGTGCTGGTCGAGGGGCGGCACTTCCGCCGGGACTGGTCGGGCGCGCACGACATCGGCCGCCGGGCGGCGGCGGCGAACCTCGCCGACGTGGCGGCGATGGGGGCCGAGCCGACCGCCCTGCTGGTGGCGCTCTGCGTGCCCGTGGACGCCGACACCGGCTGGGTGGAGGAACTCGCCGACGGGCTCGGCGCCGAGGCGGCCGGTGTCGGGGCCAGCGTGGTCGGCGGGGACATGTCGGCCAGCCCCACGCTGACCATCGCGGTCACCGCCCTGGGCGACCTGGGCGGGCGGCCCCCGGTGACCCGGGCCGGTGCCCGCCCCGGGGACCTGCTCGCTCTGGCCGGCCGCACCGGGTACGCGGCGGCCGGGTTCACCGTGCTCTCCCGGGGCTTCCGGACCCCCCGGCTGCTGGTCGAGGCGTACCGGCGGCCGGAGGTGCCGTATCCGGCGGGGCCGCTGGCCGGCCGGCTCGGCGCCACCGCCATGATCGACGTCTCGGACGGGCTGCTCGCCGACCTCGGGCACCTGGCGAGGGCCAGCGGCGTGGCGGTCGACATCACCCGGGACGCCTTCGAGGTGCCGCCGCCGATGCGCGACGCCGCGCAGGCGCTCGGCGTCGACCCGTACGCCTGGCTGCTGGCCGGTGGTGACGACCACGCGCTGGCCGCGACCTTCCCCCCGGCGACGGCGCTGCCCCCCGGGTGGCGGGCGATCGGCCGGGTCGCCGAGGGTTCCGGGGTGACGGTGGACGGCCGGCCGTTCGACGGCCCGGCCGGGTGGGACCACTTCCGCTGA
- the rpmB gene encoding 50S ribosomal protein L28 — protein MASVCDVCGKGPGFGHNVSHSHRRTNRRWNPNIQSVRTPAGGGTTKKLKVCTSCIKAGKVTRA, from the coding sequence GTGGCTAGCGTGTGTGACGTCTGTGGCAAGGGGCCGGGCTTCGGCCACAACGTGTCCCACTCGCACCGGCGGACCAACCGCCGCTGGAACCCGAACATCCAGTCGGTGCGCACCCCGGCCGGTGGCGGCACGACCAAGAAGCTGAAGGTCTGCACGTCCTGCATCAAGGCGGGCAAGGTCACCCGCGCCTGA
- a CDS encoding cystathionine gamma-lyase encodes MGERQFLSPEQYDRRFSPRGDGTRCVHAGLPEPTPGAPFLPGPVLAAPYHLDPWQGPAAAPNGYGRPDNPTRRLLEAAVGELEGGDCRVFASGQAAITGLLLAVLRAGDTVVLPADGYFPVRAFATDTLAGNGVRVLFAPTVGPYPAFDGVRLVLVETPANPGLDVVDLPALAERAHAAGALLAVDNTTATPLGQRPLDLGADVVVASGTKALTGHSDLLLGYVATRSADLLATVTAWRTATGSVPGAFDAWLAHRSLATLDLRLARQTANAEALARLLAERSDVAGLRWPGLPEDPAHPVASRQLRRMPGVLSFDLGSAERVARFLDAARLVAAATSFGGLHTTADRRAQWGDDTAPGFVRLSCGVEDTADLVADVTAALDTAA; translated from the coding sequence ATGGGTGAGCGTCAGTTCCTCTCCCCGGAGCAGTACGACCGGCGGTTCAGCCCGCGCGGCGACGGCACCCGGTGCGTGCACGCCGGCCTGCCCGAGCCCACTCCCGGTGCGCCGTTCCTGCCCGGGCCGGTCCTCGCCGCGCCGTACCACCTCGACCCGTGGCAGGGGCCGGCGGCGGCGCCGAACGGGTACGGGCGCCCCGACAACCCCACCCGGCGGCTGCTGGAGGCGGCCGTCGGCGAGCTGGAGGGCGGCGACTGCCGGGTCTTCGCCAGCGGCCAGGCGGCGATCACCGGGCTGCTGCTGGCGGTGCTGCGGGCGGGCGACACGGTGGTGCTGCCCGCCGACGGCTACTTCCCGGTACGCGCGTTCGCCACCGACACCCTGGCCGGCAACGGCGTACGGGTGCTGTTCGCGCCGACGGTCGGGCCGTACCCGGCGTTCGACGGGGTGCGGCTGGTGCTGGTGGAGACGCCGGCCAACCCGGGGCTGGACGTCGTCGACCTGCCGGCGCTGGCCGAGCGGGCACACGCCGCCGGTGCGCTGCTGGCCGTGGACAACACCACCGCCACCCCCCTCGGGCAGCGTCCGCTGGATCTCGGCGCGGACGTGGTCGTCGCGTCCGGTACCAAGGCGTTGACCGGCCACTCCGATCTGCTGCTCGGCTACGTCGCCACCCGGTCGGCGGACCTGCTGGCGACGGTCACCGCCTGGCGAACCGCGACCGGGTCGGTGCCGGGGGCGTTCGACGCCTGGCTGGCCCACCGGTCGCTGGCCACCCTCGACCTGCGCCTGGCCCGGCAGACGGCCAACGCCGAGGCGCTCGCCCGACTGCTGGCGGAGCGCTCCGACGTCGCCGGGCTGCGCTGGCCGGGACTGCCGGAGGATCCGGCCCACCCGGTGGCGTCGCGGCAACTGCGGCGGATGCCGGGCGTGCTCTCCTTCGACCTGGGCAGCGCCGAGCGGGTCGCCCGCTTCCTCGACGCGGCCCGCCTGGTCGCGGCGGCGACCTCCTTCGGCGGCCTGCACACCACCGCCGACCGGCGGGCGCAGTGGGGCGACGACACGGCGCCCGGCTTCGTCCGGCTCTCCTGCGGGGTGGAGGACACCGCCGATCTGGTCGCCGACGTCACGGCCGCGCTGGACACCGCCGCCTGA
- a CDS encoding putative protein N(5)-glutamine methyltransferase has protein sequence MAPVSPAEYDALAARLRRAGCVWAEDETQLLVEAADGAEALAALVDRRVAGEPLEYLLGWAEFCGERIGVDPGVFVPRSRTALLVAAAARVTGPAAAVVELCCGSGAVSRALSRRLAAPRLLAAVDLDPAAVACARRNLATVGVPVLAGDLFDPLPANWRGGLDLVVANAPYVPTAAMALLPPEARRYESAAALDGGPDGLAVLRRLAAAAPGWLAPGGHLVVEIGEAQVDEFRTVLSEAGLVPTVVRDDALGATAMTAHRPAAVAGRRYEN, from the coding sequence ATGGCGCCCGTCTCGCCGGCCGAGTACGACGCCCTGGCCGCCCGGCTGCGGCGGGCCGGCTGCGTCTGGGCCGAGGACGAGACCCAGCTGCTCGTCGAGGCCGCCGACGGCGCGGAGGCGCTCGCCGCGCTGGTGGACCGGCGGGTCGCCGGTGAGCCACTGGAGTACCTGCTGGGCTGGGCGGAGTTCTGCGGGGAGCGGATCGGCGTGGACCCGGGCGTCTTCGTGCCCCGGTCGCGTACCGCCCTGCTCGTCGCGGCGGCCGCGCGGGTGACCGGCCCGGCGGCGGCCGTGGTGGAGCTGTGCTGCGGTTCCGGCGCGGTCAGCCGGGCCCTGTCGCGCCGGCTCGCCGCGCCCCGGTTGCTGGCCGCGGTCGACCTGGATCCGGCGGCGGTGGCGTGCGCGCGGCGGAACCTGGCCACGGTGGGCGTGCCGGTCCTCGCCGGTGACCTCTTCGACCCGTTGCCGGCGAACTGGCGCGGCGGCCTGGACCTGGTGGTGGCGAACGCGCCGTACGTCCCGACGGCGGCGATGGCGCTGCTGCCGCCGGAGGCGCGACGGTACGAGTCAGCGGCGGCACTCGACGGCGGCCCGGACGGGCTGGCGGTGCTGCGCCGGCTTGCCGCCGCCGCGCCGGGCTGGCTCGCGCCGGGCGGGCACCTGGTGGTGGAGATCGGCGAGGCGCAGGTCGACGAGTTCCGCACGGTGCTGTCCGAGGCCGGACTGGTGCCGACGGTGGTGCGGGACGACGCCCTGGGTGCCACCGCGATGACCGCCCACCGCCCGGCCGCCGTGGCGGGCCGGCGGTACGAGAACTAG
- a CDS encoding helix-turn-helix transcriptional regulator encodes MAPKTARARRLGIALRHHREAAGLTLEAAADEINSTRSTLSRYENAQTLVSPATVRALLTLYGVSAGEVAAAVELAKDARKPGWWVSYSYLLDRRTIDFIALEAEATGIANFEPSVVPGLLQTADYIRGVMRGGPHTLSDSDVEERVRLRLGRQQQVFEEDPPIYDAILDEAALLRPVGDQSAQQGQLNHLLKMSELPNITVQVIPLSAGYHRGTRGSLHILEFADPEDPIIASVETVAGQMILDRPGDLRTCTKIMEHLRTVALSPTASREAIFTLLKGR; translated from the coding sequence ATGGCTCCGAAGACCGCCCGCGCCCGACGGTTGGGCATCGCGCTGCGCCACCACCGGGAGGCCGCCGGCCTCACCCTGGAGGCCGCGGCCGACGAGATCAACAGCACCCGCAGCACGCTGTCCCGGTACGAGAACGCGCAGACCCTGGTCAGTCCGGCCACCGTGCGCGCCCTGCTCACCCTCTACGGGGTCAGCGCGGGCGAGGTCGCCGCGGCCGTCGAGCTTGCCAAGGACGCCCGCAAGCCGGGCTGGTGGGTCTCCTACTCGTACCTGCTCGACCGGCGCACCATCGACTTCATCGCGCTGGAGGCCGAGGCCACCGGCATCGCGAACTTCGAGCCGTCGGTGGTGCCCGGGCTGCTACAGACCGCGGACTACATCCGTGGTGTGATGCGCGGCGGCCCGCACACGCTCAGCGACAGCGACGTCGAGGAGCGGGTGCGCCTGCGGCTGGGCCGCCAGCAGCAGGTCTTCGAGGAGGATCCACCGATCTACGACGCGATCCTCGACGAGGCCGCGCTGTTGCGTCCCGTCGGTGACCAGTCGGCACAGCAGGGGCAGCTGAACCACCTGCTCAAGATGAGCGAGCTGCCCAACATCACCGTCCAGGTGATCCCGCTGTCCGCCGGCTACCACCGGGGCACCCGGGGCTCGCTGCACATCCTCGAGTTCGCCGACCCGGAGGACCCGATCATCGCCTCCGTGGAGACGGTCGCCGGGCAGATGATCCTCGACCGCCCCGGCGACCTGCGTACCTGCACCAAGATCATGGAGCACCTGCGCACCGTCGCGCTCAGCCCGACGGCGAGCCGCGAGGCAATCTTCACACTCCTGAAGGGACGGTAA
- a CDS encoding DAK2 domain-containing protein, producing the protein MLDTLDAAAVRRWCASGLAALKRHQGEIDGLNVYPVPDGDTGTNLVLTLTSAQQALAMDLDTHADGASTAHGHALRLMARGALLGARGNSGVILSQILRGLADALATAPAVRGRELAAALREASDAAYAAVARPVEGTLLSVVSAAAGAAQRTGSDELRTVARAAAGAAATALDRTPEQLPALAHAGVVDAGGRGLCLLLDALVEVITGESPERPAPAPRAVPSPAAAVREAGSTDYAYEVQFLLDAEPDAVRELRDVLAALGDSLVVVGDGNASGGTWQVHVHVNDVGAAIEAGVVAGRPHQISVTRFADQPAPQPVPATDGRAAVVVAAGAGIAELLAGEGAVVVPGNPSTGELLDAVRATGAARVVVLPNDPDAQAVANQVAEEAHRLGVEVAVVPTRSPVQALAALAVRDPRRRFADDVIAMAEAAGACRYAEVCQAAREALTVAGPCRAGDVLALVEGEVHLIGTELVDTCVALVDRMLGGGGELVTLLVGADAPDGLADAVRTHIAGHWPFVEVQAYPGGQPHHPLLVGVE; encoded by the coding sequence GTGCTGGACACCCTCGACGCTGCCGCCGTGCGCCGCTGGTGCGCCAGCGGACTGGCCGCGCTCAAGCGGCACCAGGGTGAGATCGACGGGCTGAACGTCTACCCGGTGCCCGACGGCGACACCGGCACCAACCTGGTGCTCACCCTCACCTCGGCGCAGCAGGCCCTGGCGATGGATCTCGACACCCACGCCGACGGCGCCTCGACCGCCCACGGGCACGCGCTGCGGCTGATGGCCCGGGGCGCCCTGCTCGGCGCGCGGGGCAACTCCGGGGTGATCCTGTCGCAGATCCTGCGCGGTCTCGCCGACGCGCTGGCCACCGCCCCCGCGGTGCGGGGCCGGGAGTTGGCGGCGGCGCTGCGCGAGGCGAGCGACGCGGCGTACGCGGCGGTCGCCCGCCCGGTGGAGGGCACCCTGCTCTCCGTGGTCTCCGCCGCGGCCGGCGCTGCCCAGCGGACCGGCAGCGACGAGCTGCGGACGGTGGCCAGGGCGGCGGCGGGCGCCGCCGCGACGGCCCTGGACCGCACGCCCGAGCAACTGCCGGCGCTGGCCCACGCCGGGGTGGTCGACGCCGGCGGCCGGGGGCTGTGCCTGCTGCTGGACGCCCTGGTCGAGGTGATCACCGGAGAGAGCCCCGAGCGCCCCGCGCCCGCACCCCGGGCGGTGCCGTCGCCGGCCGCCGCCGTCCGGGAGGCCGGCTCCACGGATTACGCCTACGAGGTGCAGTTCCTGCTCGACGCCGAGCCCGACGCGGTGCGGGAGCTGCGTGACGTGCTGGCCGCCCTCGGCGACTCCCTGGTGGTCGTCGGCGACGGCAACGCCTCGGGCGGCACCTGGCAGGTGCACGTGCACGTCAACGACGTCGGCGCGGCGATCGAGGCCGGCGTGGTGGCCGGCCGGCCCCACCAGATCTCGGTGACCCGCTTCGCGGACCAGCCGGCACCGCAGCCCGTCCCGGCCACCGACGGCCGGGCCGCGGTCGTGGTGGCCGCCGGCGCCGGCATCGCCGAACTCCTCGCCGGCGAGGGCGCGGTGGTGGTGCCCGGCAACCCGTCGACCGGGGAACTGCTGGACGCCGTACGGGCGACCGGAGCGGCGCGCGTGGTGGTGCTGCCCAACGACCCGGATGCGCAGGCCGTGGCGAACCAGGTCGCCGAGGAGGCACACCGGCTGGGGGTGGAGGTCGCCGTGGTGCCGACGCGCTCGCCGGTGCAGGCGCTGGCCGCACTCGCCGTGCGTGATCCGCGGCGACGCTTCGCCGACGACGTGATCGCGATGGCCGAGGCCGCCGGCGCCTGCCGGTACGCCGAGGTCTGCCAGGCCGCCCGCGAGGCGCTCACCGTCGCTGGCCCGTGTCGTGCCGGCGACGTGCTCGCCCTGGTCGAGGGGGAGGTGCACCTGATCGGCACCGAGCTGGTCGACACCTGCGTCGCGCTGGTCGACCGGATGCTCGGCGGCGGCGGCGAGCTGGTCACCCTGCTCGTCGGCGCCGACGCGCCCGACGGGCTGGCCGACGCGGTGCGGACGCACATTGCGGGGCACTGGCCCTTCGTGGAGGTGCAGGCGTACCCGGGCGGGCAACCGCACCATCCGCTGCTGGTAGGTGTCGAATGA
- a CDS encoding GNAT family N-acetyltransferase, with product MPDIEIHVVPFDSPVAQRLITATLADLGVRYGGSGDETPIDASEFAPPDGAFLVAHLDRQPVGCGGWRSHGSDGETAELKRMYTAPQARGRGVARTVLAAIERSAREHGRKRIILECGDRQPEAIAMYTAAGYERIPNFGFYADHPGCLSFGRTL from the coding sequence GTGCCCGACATCGAGATCCACGTGGTGCCGTTCGACTCGCCGGTGGCCCAGCGGTTGATCACCGCCACCCTTGCCGACCTGGGCGTGCGGTACGGCGGCAGCGGCGACGAGACCCCGATCGACGCGAGCGAGTTCGCGCCGCCGGACGGGGCGTTCCTGGTCGCCCACCTCGACCGGCAACCGGTCGGCTGCGGCGGTTGGCGCAGCCACGGCAGCGACGGCGAGACCGCCGAGCTGAAGCGGATGTACACCGCGCCGCAGGCACGGGGGCGCGGGGTGGCCCGGACGGTGCTGGCCGCCATCGAGCGGTCCGCCCGCGAGCACGGCCGCAAGCGGATCATCCTGGAGTGCGGTGACCGGCAGCCGGAGGCGATCGCGATGTACACGGCGGCCGGCTACGAGCGGATCCCCAACTTCGGCTTCTACGCCGACCACCCCGGCTGCCTGTCCTTCGGCCGTACCCTCTGA
- a CDS encoding Lrp/AsnC ligand binding domain-containing protein yields the protein MVQAYILIQTEVGRARDVAGLIADLAGVVRVDAVTGPYDVVVLTEANTVDELGKLIVSKVQMVPGITRTLTCSVVRL from the coding sequence GTGGTACAGGCGTACATCCTCATCCAGACAGAGGTCGGCCGGGCGCGTGACGTGGCCGGTCTCATCGCGGATCTCGCCGGCGTGGTCCGCGTCGACGCGGTCACCGGGCCCTATGACGTGGTCGTGCTCACCGAGGCGAACACCGTCGACGAGCTCGGCAAACTCATCGTCAGCAAGGTGCAGATGGTGCCCGGCATCACCCGTACCCTCACGTGTTCGGTGGTGCGTCTCTAG
- a CDS encoding D-alanine--D-alanine ligase family protein: MTTPGKTRVAIVFGGRSPEHGISCVSAGSVLGALDPDEFEVVPVGITRAGQWVLTSGDPAQLAINSRRLPEITAESGTDIVLRADPTGNGLLVLDPTEGPRALADVDVVFPVLHGAYGEDGTIQGMLEMAGIPYVGAKVFASAAAMDKEFTKKLCAAEGIPVGPYAVLRSGMTLSEADKQRLGLPVFVKPSRAGSSFGISRVTDWADLDAAIATAREIDSKVLVEGAIAGREIECGVLEGEAGGMPEASVLAEVRVVGDYDFYDFEAKYIDAESACEYDIPADLPERVTRQVREYAVRAFTALDCSGLARADFFVTPELDVYLNEINTMPGFTPTSMFPRMWAAAGLEYPKLVDRLIRTALTRGPGQH; encoded by the coding sequence GTGACCACCCCAGGCAAGACCCGCGTGGCGATCGTCTTCGGCGGCCGTAGCCCGGAACACGGCATCTCGTGCGTCAGCGCCGGCAGCGTGCTCGGCGCCCTGGACCCGGACGAGTTCGAGGTGGTGCCGGTCGGCATCACGCGGGCGGGCCAGTGGGTGCTCACCAGCGGCGATCCCGCCCAGTTGGCGATCAACTCCCGCCGCCTGCCGGAGATCACCGCCGAGTCCGGCACCGACATCGTGCTGCGCGCCGACCCCACCGGCAACGGCCTGCTCGTGCTCGACCCCACCGAGGGCCCCCGGGCACTGGCCGATGTGGACGTCGTCTTCCCGGTGCTGCACGGCGCCTACGGCGAGGACGGCACCATCCAGGGCATGCTGGAGATGGCCGGCATCCCGTACGTCGGGGCGAAGGTGTTCGCCTCGGCCGCCGCCATGGACAAGGAGTTCACCAAGAAGCTCTGCGCCGCCGAGGGCATCCCCGTCGGCCCGTACGCGGTGCTGCGCAGCGGGATGACGCTCAGCGAGGCGGACAAGCAGCGGCTGGGTCTGCCCGTCTTCGTCAAGCCCTCCCGCGCCGGCTCCTCCTTCGGCATCAGCAGGGTCACCGACTGGGCCGACCTGGACGCGGCGATCGCCACCGCTCGGGAGATCGACAGCAAGGTACTGGTGGAGGGCGCGATCGCCGGCCGGGAGATCGAGTGCGGCGTGCTGGAGGGCGAGGCCGGCGGGATGCCGGAGGCGTCCGTCCTCGCCGAGGTCCGGGTGGTCGGCGACTACGACTTCTACGACTTCGAGGCCAAGTACATCGACGCCGAGTCGGCCTGCGAGTACGACATCCCGGCCGACCTGCCGGAGCGGGTGACCCGGCAGGTGCGCGAGTACGCCGTACGCGCCTTCACCGCGCTGGACTGCTCCGGGCTGGCCCGGGCCGACTTCTTCGTCACCCCGGAGTTGGACGTCTACCTCAACGAGATCAACACGATGCCCGGCTTCACGCCGACGTCGATGTTCCCGCGGATGTGGGCGGCCGCCGGCCTGGAGTACCCGAAGCTGGTCGACCGGCTCATCCGCACCGCGCTGACCCGCGGCCCCGGCCAGCACTGA
- a CDS encoding ROK family protein produces MDSATVPVVVGIDNGGTSNNATVLTVDGRFLVDRLVETPSRVQDGPEAAVAAMADAFDGVLALTGMPRELVRAVGLDTPGPASATGVISSKGSTNFSQPAWRGYDVRGALQRRLGLPVVYHNDGNAAALYAHHVHFGAEAMRRSSVSAIVGTGLGGGVVENGRVVSGAAGMAGELGHVQIPLTTVLEPGQPVPVCACGFAGDVESVASLTAIEHNLLPYWLTRFPGHPLAGEPPARAAKLARGYAERGDELAREIFAQQARALGALFTIAANFTDPHAYFVGGGVVETAPEFRDWFLAAVREHTLLRAEQAALATFALVPERDMAGARGVALAALEAVRAVPTPPPLVGD; encoded by the coding sequence GTGGACAGCGCAACGGTGCCGGTGGTCGTCGGGATCGACAACGGTGGCACGAGCAACAACGCCACCGTGCTCACGGTGGACGGGCGGTTCCTGGTCGATCGGTTGGTGGAGACGCCCAGCCGGGTCCAGGACGGCCCGGAGGCGGCGGTGGCGGCGATGGCGGACGCCTTCGACGGCGTACTGGCCCTCACCGGGATGCCCCGTGAGCTGGTCCGCGCGGTCGGTCTGGACACGCCCGGCCCGGCGAGCGCGACCGGCGTCATCTCGTCGAAGGGGTCGACGAACTTCTCCCAGCCGGCGTGGCGCGGCTATGACGTGCGGGGCGCGCTCCAGCGGCGGCTCGGGCTGCCGGTGGTCTACCACAACGACGGCAACGCGGCGGCGCTCTACGCCCACCACGTCCACTTCGGTGCCGAGGCGATGCGGCGCTCGTCGGTGTCCGCGATCGTCGGTACCGGGCTGGGCGGCGGCGTGGTCGAGAACGGCCGGGTGGTCTCCGGAGCCGCGGGCATGGCCGGTGAGCTGGGGCACGTGCAGATCCCGCTGACCACCGTGCTGGAGCCGGGGCAGCCGGTGCCGGTCTGCGCCTGCGGCTTCGCCGGTGACGTGGAGAGCGTCGCCTCGCTGACCGCGATCGAGCACAACCTGCTGCCGTACTGGCTGACCCGTTTCCCGGGTCACCCGCTGGCCGGCGAGCCGCCGGCACGGGCGGCGAAGCTGGCCCGCGGCTACGCCGAGCGGGGCGACGAACTGGCCCGGGAGATCTTCGCCCAGCAGGCGAGGGCGCTCGGCGCGCTGTTCACCATCGCGGCCAACTTCACCGACCCGCACGCGTACTTCGTCGGTGGCGGGGTGGTGGAGACGGCGCCGGAGTTCCGCGACTGGTTCCTGGCCGCCGTGCGGGAGCACACCCTGCTCCGCGCGGAGCAGGCGGCCCTGGCCACCTTCGCGCTGGTGCCGGAGCGCGACATGGCCGGCGCGCGGGGCGTCGCGCTCGCGGCCCTGGAGGCGGTACGCGCGGTGCCGACGCCACCGCCGCTGGTCGGCGACTGA
- a CDS encoding NAD(P)H-dependent glycerol-3-phosphate dehydrogenase, with protein sequence MSGHVAVLGAGSWGTAFAKILADAGRDVTIWARRQPIADVIRAERRNPEYLPGLVLPERVTGTGDAAEAIKGAEMVVLAVPAQTLRGNLAEWVGHLDPGATLVSLMKGIELGTTKRMSEVIVETAQVAADRVVVVSGPNLAPEIAAEQPAATVVACTDSDRATLVQRSITTPYFRPYTNDDVIGCELGGAVKNVIALAYGIATAMGFGHNTRAMLVTRGLAETARLGVALGADPLTFAGLAGMGDLVASCSSPSARNRTFGEHLGRGATLEEARVATRQTAEGVKSALAIRDLARAHGVEMPITEQVELVCHEGVDPRRAVQALMSRTTKPE encoded by the coding sequence ATGAGCGGGCATGTGGCGGTGCTGGGGGCGGGGTCGTGGGGGACCGCGTTCGCGAAGATCCTGGCCGACGCCGGCCGGGACGTGACCATCTGGGCGCGGCGGCAGCCGATCGCCGACGTGATCCGCGCCGAGCGGCGCAACCCGGAGTACCTGCCCGGGTTGGTGCTGCCGGAACGGGTCACCGGCACCGGTGACGCCGCCGAGGCGATCAAGGGCGCCGAGATGGTGGTGCTGGCGGTGCCCGCACAGACCCTGCGTGGCAACCTCGCCGAGTGGGTGGGGCACCTGGACCCGGGGGCCACCCTGGTCTCCCTGATGAAGGGCATCGAGCTCGGCACCACCAAGCGGATGAGCGAGGTGATCGTCGAGACCGCGCAGGTGGCGGCGGACCGGGTGGTGGTGGTCTCCGGCCCCAACCTGGCCCCGGAGATCGCCGCCGAGCAGCCCGCGGCCACCGTGGTCGCCTGCACCGACTCCGACCGCGCCACGCTGGTGCAGCGGTCGATCACCACGCCGTACTTCCGCCCGTACACCAACGACGACGTGATCGGCTGCGAGCTGGGTGGTGCGGTCAAGAACGTCATCGCCCTGGCGTACGGCATCGCCACCGCGATGGGCTTCGGCCACAACACCCGGGCGATGCTGGTCACCCGTGGCCTGGCCGAGACCGCGCGGCTCGGAGTGGCCCTCGGCGCGGACCCGCTCACCTTCGCCGGCCTGGCCGGGATGGGTGACCTGGTGGCCTCCTGCTCGTCGCCGTCGGCCCGCAACCGCACCTTCGGCGAGCACCTGGGTCGGGGCGCCACCCTGGAGGAGGCGCGGGTGGCCACCCGGCAGACCGCCGAGGGGGTGAAGAGCGCGCTGGCCATCCGGGACCTGGCCCGCGCGCACGGCGTGGAGATGCCGATCACCGAGCAGGTCGAGCTGGTCTGCCACGAGGGGGTCGACCCGCGGCGCGCGGTCCAGGCGCTGATGAGCCGCACCACGAAGCCGGAGTGA
- a CDS encoding DUF3515 family protein, whose amino-acid sequence MPAAPDRTNRRAALIATAVAVPVALLVGALALTNLSPRQPAAAPEASPTTLGPQSTAPVEMAAPALAERPATVCRALLSQLPASIRDLPQRPVTAGPEQNAAYGDPAVTVACGGAEPEVQPADHVFLVNSVCWHAVERADVTELTTVDRESAVTVRVPHVHGEALQWLSPISHTIVASIRSAGPVPSGCTA is encoded by the coding sequence GTGCCGGCGGCACCCGACCGCACCAACCGCCGCGCGGCGCTGATCGCCACGGCGGTGGCGGTGCCGGTGGCCCTGCTGGTGGGCGCGCTCGCGCTGACCAACCTCTCCCCCCGCCAGCCCGCCGCCGCACCGGAGGCGTCGCCGACCACGCTCGGCCCGCAGTCCACCGCCCCGGTCGAGATGGCCGCCCCGGCGCTGGCCGAGCGCCCGGCCACCGTCTGCCGCGCCCTGCTGTCGCAACTGCCCGCCTCGATCCGCGACCTGCCGCAACGACCGGTTACCGCGGGGCCCGAGCAGAACGCCGCGTACGGCGACCCGGCGGTGACGGTCGCCTGCGGTGGCGCCGAGCCCGAGGTGCAGCCCGCCGACCACGTCTTCCTGGTCAACTCGGTCTGCTGGCACGCGGTGGAGCGGGCCGACGTGACCGAGCTGACCACGGTTGACCGGGAGAGCGCGGTGACCGTCCGGGTGCCGCACGTGCACGGCGAGGCGTTGCAGTGGCTCTCCCCGATCTCCCACACGATCGTCGCCTCGATCCGCTCGGCCGGCCCGGTGCCCTCCGGCTGCACCGCCTGA
- a CDS encoding DUF397 domain-containing protein has translation MTPTTNAAAAVAGWRKSSRSGDEGACVEVAVVPGTVAVRDSKDPHGPLLLFPPSAWAAFAQAPPTS, from the coding sequence ATGACACCGACGACCAACGCGGCGGCGGCCGTGGCCGGGTGGCGCAAGAGCAGCCGCAGCGGCGACGAGGGAGCCTGCGTGGAGGTGGCGGTCGTCCCCGGGACGGTCGCCGTGCGCGACTCCAAGGACCCGCACGGCCCGCTGCTGCTCTTCCCACCGTCGGCCTGGGCCGCCTTCGCCCAGGCGCCACCGACGAGCTGA